One Leptolyngbya sp. SIO1E4 genomic window, GCGTAGTCAACATAGGTAATGCCAAAGCGGCGATCGTACCCGTAGGCCCATTCAAAATTATCCATCAAACTCCAGAGGAAATAGCCCGTTAGGGGATACCCTTCTGATACCGCTCGGTGGGCTGCCTGGAGATATTGGCGCAGGTAGTGGATGCGATCTAAATCTAAAACTTCCCCTTGAGGGGTGACCTCATCTTGGGCGGCACAGCCATTTTCACTGATGAAGACCGGTAACTCTGGGCGCTGAAGGGTTTCGCTAACGTGACGAATGCCCCAATAGAGGCTCTCGGGGGCGAGATGCAGCCAGGGCATGTGCAAGCGCGGATAGCCTTTTGGAAAGGGTAAGACCTCATAGCCCAGAGGGGTTGCGGCTGCCCGCACATAAACGCCACTGTAAACGTTGAACCCTAAAGCATCGAGGGGTTGATGAATTGTCTCCAGATCACCGGGTTGAATGTCGGGCGCCTGATCCCCCAACTGCTGTAACAAGGCGGGGCTATACTGCCCTGTCAGCGCTGGGAAAATGATGCCGCCGTTGGTGCCCACGGTATGAAAGGCTGCTTTGGCAGCGGCAATGTGTGCAGGAGTTTCGGCCAGGGGAAGCGGGACTAAAAAGTTGTCTACCAGGGCGATCGTGCAGGGGTCAGGAGACGCGGCTCGAATTGCCTGGCAGCCTAACCCATGGGCTAACAGGGCATGGTGAGAGGTTTGCCACACAGCCTTGGCAGACTCTACGGAGGTTCCTGGGGCATGGGGCGGCGTTTGATTGACGCCGTAGCCCATATGGGTGAAGCAGAAGATCTCGTTGAGGGTCATCCAGTGGGTGATGCGATCGCCCAACGCCTTGACCACAACCGTTACATAATCAGCAAAGTCTTGGGCCATTTCACGACTTTGCCAGGAGCCATAGCGCGTTTCTAAGGCTTGGGGGCTATCCCAATGAAACAGGGTGGCATGGGGCGTAATGCCATGGGCCAAGAGACAATCCACCAGGCGCTGGTAAAAATCTAACCCTGCTGGGTTTACCGTTCCGCGCCCTGCTGGCATAATGCGGGGCCAGGCCAGGCTGAAGCGATAATGCTTTACCCCCAGATCGGCAATTAGCTGAATGTCTGCCGCGAAGCGGTGGTAGTGATCGCAAGCAACCTCGCCAGTATCACCGTTCAGAATGTGCCCTGGCAGGGCGCTAAAGATATCCCACACGCTGGGGCCACGCCCATAAAGCTGCGCTGCGCCCTCGATTTGATAGGCCGCCGTCGCCACGCCCCATTGAAAATTTGGCGGAAAAGTATCACTCATGATGGCTTTCTGAGAGAACTCTGGCTGGGAAAGACAGCCATGGAGCCCATGATATTCCTGGTTTTGCCGAACGGTCTGTATTGGGGGTGCGATCCCTTACCGTGGGGCATTATCTGCTTCCTGCCCCCTAGACGCATAAACTTGTATTCAAAAGAAAATAGGATAAATATGATCCCTTGCCCTTTTTATCCATATCTAGAGAATATTTGTTTTATTCTCTAGCCGCTTTAATGTTTTCTTAAACTATTTCTGTCAAACCTTGAGCCTATTCATTTTTTTACTTTGGGGATATTGAGCTCAATCAATTCCATGAATTGGAGTTAATTTTTTCCAGCAAAGTTTTGTTCTTCTTTTTGTGATCCCCTCGAAGTTTTGAATAGGATAAATGGTGAGGTTGCTGATAATCACTGTTCATATCGCGATCGCAGATATCGGTGAAGTTTTAATTGCGCATGTGCTCAAAGATGCCTTTGTAAGGTATTTTTAGATGCCGATTGTGCAGTAGCTTCCCCATGCATTAATCAAGTCCTCAAAAGCTGAAGATAGTCGTTATCTTCGGCCTCAAAACCCATGTTGAGCACGTTTCATGGATTCGATTTATCCATGGAAACTGCTTGAAGTGCGTTGAAAACATGGCTTTTCATGATTCGCAAATGGAATGCATTTTTGGGAGCTAACTTAATGGTTTCTACTCCAGTTAAAAAAGCACAACAATTGGTTCTCTGGCTCGATCAAATCCGCCTGACCGATGTTCCGATGGTCGGGGGGAAGAATGCGTCTCTAGGTGAGATGATTCAGCAGCTGACGCCCAAAGGGATCAACGTTCCCTCTGGATTTGCCACGACTGCCGATGCCTACCGCTATTTCATCGCGAGCAACGAGCTTGATGAAAAACTGCGGCAGCTCTTTGCTGACCTTGATGTGACCGACGTCCACAATTTGCAGCAGCGAGGGCGGGAGGCGCGATCGCTGATTCTGCATTCTCCGTTCCCGGCAGATTTAGAAGTCGCCATTCGAGATGCCTATCGAGACATGGGCAACCGCTATGGCCCCAACGTCGACGTCGCCGTCCGCTCTAGCGCCACCGCCGAAGACTTGCCAGATGCTAGCTTTGCTGGGCAACAAGAGACTTACCTCAATGTCCACAGCGAATCGCAGGTGATTGAAGCTTGTAAGAAGTGCTTTGCTTCTCTCTTTACTGATCGCGCCATTTCCTACCGGCAAACGAAAGGGTTTGACCATTTTGAAGTGGCACTTTCAGTCTGTATCCAAAAGATGGTGCGCTCTGACTTGGCCTCCTCAGGGGTCATGTTCTCCATTGATACAGAGACCGGCTTTAAAAATGCCGTTCTCATTACAGCGGCTTACGGCCTGGGCGAAAACGTCGTGCAGGGCACTGTCAACCCAGACGAGTATCGAGTCTTTAAGCCCACGCTGAAGACGGGGCATCACCCGATTCTGAGCAAGCATGTGGGTAGCAAGGCCCTGCGCATGGTGTATGACACCGGCGGCAGCAAACTGGTGAAAAACGTCCCCGTTTCAAAGGCGGAGCAAAACCGCTTTGCGATTAGCGACGATGAGGTGCTGCAACTGGCTCGCTGGACCTGCCAAATCGAAGATCATTACAGCGAAATCCGCGGTGTCTTTAGCCCGATGGATATCGAGTGGGCCAAAGATGGTCTGACTGGAGAGTTGTTTATTGTCCAGGCTCGCCCCGAAACGGTGCAGTCTCAAAAACAAGCCAATGTGCTGAGGACCTATCACCTCCAGAAGCCAGAGGGCACATTACCGATTACAACGGGCCGTGCGGTGGGCGAAATGGTTGGTAACGGAGAAGCCTGCGTCATTCTGGATGTGAAGGAAATTGATCATTTCGAGCCGGGTGAAGTGCTGGTGACGGCCAAAACCGATCCGGATTGGGAACCGATCATGAAGCAGGCGGCCGCCATTGTGACGGATCAGGGGGGGCGCACCTGCCACGCCGCTATCATTGCCCGAGAGTTGGGGATTCCGGCGATCGTTGGCTGCGGCGATGCGACTGCTGTTATCCGAACCGGGCAAGCTATCACCGTCTCCTGTTCTGAAGGGGAAGACGGCTACGTGTATGACGGCATCCATCCCTTCACGATTGAAGAAACCCCGCTAGATAATCTGCCCGAGACCCGCACCCAAGTCATGATGAATGTGGGCAACCCTGAAATTGCCTTCAGCGTTTCAGCCCTGCCGAATGCTGGGGTGGGGTTGGCTCGGATGGAGTTCATCATTGCTAACCACATCCAGGTGCACCCCATGGCCCTGGTGAACTTTGACAGCCTGTCAGATGGGGCGGCAAAACGCAAGATTTCTCGCCTGACCGATCAATATGATGATAAGCCTCAGTATTTTGTCGATAAGCTAGCCCAGGGAATTAGCACCATTGGGGCTGCCTTTTATCCCAAACCGGTGGTGGTGCGGCTGTCGGACTTCAAGAGCAACGAATATGCCAACCTTCTGGGCGGCAGCGCGTTTGAGCCAGATGAAGAAAACCCGATGATCGGCTGGCGGGGGGCCTCTCGTTACTATGACGATCGCTACCGGCAAGGCTTTGCCTTAGAGTGCCAGGCTCTGAAGCGCGTGCGAGACGACATGGGGCTGACGAACATCGTTCTCATGGTGCCCTTCTGCCGGACCCCTGATGAAGGCCGCAAGGTGCTTGCTGAAATGGCGAAGCATGGCCTGGTACAGGGAGAAAATGGGCTGCAGGTCTATGTCATGTGTGAGCTGCCCAGCAATGTGATGCTGGCCGATGAGTTTAGCGAAGTGTTTGATGGCTTCTCTATCGGCTCAAACGATCTGACCCAACTCACCCTGGGCCTCGATCGCGACTCAGCGCTGGTAGCCCACCTGTTTGACGAGCGGAATGAAGGGGTGAAGCGCATGGTGGCCAGGGCGATCGCTACAGCGAAAGCCAAAGGGCGTAAGATCGGCATTTGCGGTCAAGCCCCCAGCGACTACCCCGAATTTGCCCGTTTCTTGGTAGAACAAGGCATTAATTCCATCAGCCTCAACCCTGACTCGGTGATCAAGACGATTCTTGACATTGCTGAGTTAGAAAAATCCCAGTAGTCCGCTAATCTGTGGGGGGCTATCTGACATGAGGGTTAGATAGCCCCCTTCATACCAAGTGTCTATAGGAGGGCTAATGTTCAATTGTGTTTAGGCTTATTAATGAGCTTCTAAAAAAGAAAGATGTACAGATTAATGAATATCTTCTGCAAGTAAAATTTTGATTTCCATTGAATGGCAATCAGGTGTGTTGTTTAGATTAAGCAATAGGGTGCTTCATTCGATAGCAAGTCATCCTGCGATTAAAGTCGCCACACAATAATGAAAGAATTCTATAAAATCATTAACTCAGCCACAAAAGAAGATCGAAAAAATTTTGCAAAGCTGACAGGATCAGCGTTTGGTGATGCTCCTGATACCCTTTGCAATCACATACGCTATCTCAAAGCTGGAAGTATTGGTCAGCTTTTCTGGCATGATTCTTGGAAACAAGTTGTCACCGATGTCGCTGATCATCTTGGTATTGATTGGACACAGACATTAGACGGGCGTTGTTGGCGCGACTTAGAAACCCAAGAAATTGAAGTTGCCGTTGTGACCAAACTCTTTCAGAATATGCTGGAGAAACTTTCACCAGAGCAACGACAACAGCTTGTTATGGAGATGCAAAGAGACCAAGATGATCCGCATCTTGAAAGTTTGTTGCTAAGCGGTGGTGTAATGACCATTGCAAAAATGAGTGGCTTTGGCGTGTATCTACTCGCAAGCACCGTTTTAGGGGGTTTAACAAATGCCTTAGGGATCACACTCCCTTTTGCAATTTACATGGGCATGAGTCAAACGATTGCGCTTATACTCGGGCCTGTGGGATGGGCAGCACTTGCAGGAGGAATTCTATTTACACTCAATCAACCTAATTGGAATCGTCTTACCTTGGCTGTTGTCTATATCTCAATTATTCGTCACTCACTGCAAGAAGAGCTCCCATGAATATGGCTATCGCCCACGATTTACCGCACCCAACTAACCCCCCAAATGGAAGACTATTTGCAAGCAAGTGACATCATTGATTGGCAAAATCCGACCATTCTGAAGCTTGCAGAAAAGATTGCGTCAGAACATTTAACCCAATGGGCGATCACAAAAGCAAGTTTTGAGTGGGTGCGAGATGAAATTCACCACAGTGTTGATTATCAAATGAACCCGGTGACCTGTCGTGCTTCAGATGTGCTGAAATACAAAACCGGCTACTGTTTTGCCAAAAGTCACCTACTCGCCGCATTGCTGAGAGCAAACCATATCCCCGCCGGATTTTGCTATCAGCGGCTCAGTATTGATGATCAAGGAGCTCCCTATTCTCTACATGGCTTGAATGCCGTTTACTTGTCTGAAGGGGGGTGGTATCGCATTGATCCAAGAGGGAACCGTGAGGGCATTAACGCTCAATTTACGCCTCCCCAAGAGCAGCTAGCCTATCAGGTTCGTCTGCCTGAAGAAGCCGACTTTAAAGGTGTCTTAGCAGAACCCCTTGCGGTCGTTATCGAGACGCTGCAAACCTACCCGCTGTGGGACGAGGTACTTGCCCACTTGCCAGATATTTCTCTAGCGTCTGCCAAGCAGCAGGGGCTAAAGAAATGACTCGCAGATCTATCCAGTTAGCCGGTGCCCTAACAATCTAGCGGTCTATCGTAATGCGATACCGAGGACGCGGTGGGAGTTCCACTTCTGGGGGTTTCTCTCGCTGGAGGATGACGATGGCATCCCCAATGACGGGACTCCGGGCGAGTAAGTCTCCGGCTGGCGATCGCAGCTGCAAATCTTCAAAGGCCATCTGGGTCGATCGCTGCATCAAAGTGTCGGCCAACTCCTCTTGTTCATAGTCAGAGAGGCGATACCACCCGCTGCTGAGATTAATGGTTAAGCGATTGCGCTTAAAGTCTGCCTGTACAGACTCAACCAAACCCTGACCATAGCTCAGAGAGCCATCGATGAGCTGCGTTTGAATATCGGCGATGCGATCGCGCTCTGCAGGGTCTAGCTCATCAGAGGAAGGGGGCGGTAAAGCCGGGGTAGCCGGAGGGGCTGTATCAGTGGAGAGATCATCTGCGAGGGACGGCTGCCCCTCAGGTTCGCTGTCTACACGAGGGGAAACTGGGGGCGTCGGTTCCTCAGGACCCTCGATGGCCACCGAAGGCTGACGCCCACTATTAAGGATTGTGATTAACAGCACCAACCCCCCAATCAAAATTGCACTCAGCGCCCGGTTAGATAATTTAGCCGCCGCTGGAATCCGGGTTCTAATCCCGGCCAAAAGCCGTTGCCAAGCCGCTACCCCTTGACGCCAGAGTGGTCGTAGCCAAGCCAGGGCTTCCTGCGTAGAAGTGGCTGAGGGCTGAGGGCTGGGAGACTCAACGGGATCCTCCTCCCAATCAAGGCTGTCCTCCCACTCATCGGTTGAGGCTTTTCCTGGGTCTGGGATCGGGGCAGCCTGCTCAGACATCGCGGAGCCGATGTCGTCTGTCCACTCAGCCTCCGGAGGGGGCGTCGGTTCCGGGGACTGGGCAGATTCTTCAGCAGGGGGCGTGGGGTCAGGGGGGGACGTAGAATCCTCGGGCATCGTTTTAAGGGCTTGTTTCAACGACTTGTTGCTATTGTCGCCTAAAATGCCCGCTGTCCTGCGGGGGCGACTCGGCTACCGTTTCAAGCCCCCTGTGAGATTATCAGTTGCTGGGCCAGCTATTTTCGATGTCTGATAAGACCGTATCGACATCGGTGCCGCCGACATAGCTGGTGATGCCTGTCCAAAACGTCCCGGTGCCCACTGCCCCAGGCATCATGTCCGAACCGTCGAACCGAATAACATCGGCATTGAGCAGGATTTCAGCCTGCTGGCGAGTGATGTCATTGATATAGGCATCCAGGGAGACCTGCTGGTGGGGGGAAATAAACCCACCCAACCCGGCCCAAATTTCATGGGGCTCAGGGGTGGCAAGATACTCCATTAAGGCACGGGCTTCTGGGGTGTCATTAAACATGGCAAATACGTCCCCAGCCACTAAAACAGGCGTGCCATGCTCTGGGTTAATGCCGGGCAGGGGGAAAATGCTAACGTCGGTGCCAACTTCCACCGTTTCGGGAAAGAAAGAGGCAATAAAGTTTGCCTGGCGATGTAAATAGCAACCAGGAGACGCTTCGAAGAGCGGGTTAGGGGAGTCACCAAAGGGCGTACTGAGGACGCCTACCGGCCCGCCCACCACATAGTCAGAATTGAGTGCAATTTCTCCAAACTGTTCGAAAGCCGCTTTGACGCGATCGTCATTAAACGGAATTTCGTGGGTGATCCATTGGTCGTACACCTCTGGCCCTGCGGTCCGCAGCATGATGTCTTCGACCCAATCGGTGCCAACCCAGCCGGTTGCATCTCCACTTTCCATGCCCAAGCACCAAGGGGTGCCGCCATCTTGCACAATTTGATCGGTCAGGGCCATCAGCTCGTCCCAGGTGGTGGGAACTTCATAGCCAGCGGCTGTAAACGCCTCAGGGCTATACCAAACCAAACTCTTGACAGAGACGCGATACCAGACGCCATAGAGTTCATCATTGACCGTTGCCAGGTCTAGCCAATCTTGAGAGTAGGCGGCCTGCACATCCATAAACTCACTGATCGGCACCAGGCTTCCTTCTTCCCCAAAGTCGCGCATCAGACCCGGTTGAGGGAACATGGCAATATCCGGCGCGTTGCCAGAATCTACCCGTACTGGCAGTAGAGTTGCAAAGGCATCGGTGCCTTCATAAACCACATCAATACCGGTTTCTGCTTCAAAAGGAGCGAGGGCTTCTTCGAGTTTTTCTTGCTGCTCTCCAGCAACGACGCCCAACACCGTGACGGTACCCGTTCCGCCAGCACCGTTTTCGGCATTATTACCCGATTGCCCATTGCAGGCAGCGATCGCCCAGGTGAGCCCAGCGATCGCGATCAAACGGAGATAAAGACTGTTTTTGGTCATGGTGTTTATCAAGATCAACCTTGCTACATAGCGACAGAAGCGTGAATTCAACCCAGATTGGCGAATAGTTTGGCGAAGCGTCTGGGATATATTGACCGGTGTTTTTATGGAAAAGCCTACAAAACTGAGGCCCAGGAGACAAATTAAACAACCCGTTGTCTGGGGCAGTGGGTTTGGTAAAAACCATTGCAGTTTGTGCCAAGACGCCCTAAAGAGTACAACAACCCACTACCATAACCACAATCACCCTGAGACATGGTGTGCTTGCAAATAGCATCCATGAATAGGGGGCCAGAGCGCTGATTTGTAAAGGGAATCTTAGGGGATGACCCAACCGCGAACTCAAACCTGCCCGGTCTGCGGCGTCAAAATTATGGTGGGCTTTGTCGGTGGCGATCGGGTTCTATTTTCTGCCGGGCCACCGGGAACCCGAGCCCGCTTGTGGGCTCGAGTTTGTCAATATGTTCAGAAGTCGGGCTGTATTAATCCTGAAGGGGGAGACCAGCAGCCCAGCCAAGATGACTTCTTTAAACCCGATGCCCCTCACTAAAAATTACTGCGATTGTGACATCCATCTAGATTCCGGTCGAAACCTTAGAAAGCTGAGCCATAATGACACACGATATCTCGCGTTGAACCATCGGACTAGGCTATGAAGTTATCGACTTATGCTCGCTCGCTCTTGTGGATGCCGGCTGCGCTGACGCTGACGATTGGGTTCTCGACTATGAAGGCGGCAGCCCAAGAGGCTCTCTATAACCCCATTCCATTGCCCAAGAGTAATGAAATCACAGATACCCTTTCAGAGGTGGATATTCCCACTGGGTTTGGAGGCTTTGCCCGAGACTACAAGGTTTATCTCGAAGATGGTGACCAGGTTGCCATTGATCTGGTTTCTGAAGAGTTTGATACCTTAGTTACGCTGATGAGTCCAGATGGTAACACCGTCGGTGAAAACGATGATGGCCCCGATGGCACAACCAATTCCCTGTTGTTTGCACGGGTGACTGAAACCGGCGACTACACGGTGCGGGTACGCTCGTATGCTGGCCAAGGAACTGGCGAGTTCTTTTTGAAGGTGGCTCGTTTAAGACCCTTAGAATAAGACCTTGAGAATCGGTGTGGCCAGGCCTACTCTGGCCTCTTGCAACCGAGGTGCGGGAACCTCTGCCATAGAACCCTTCGCCATTGGCAAAGGGGCCCGCACCGATTTGTCGGCTCCAGAGGCGATCGCCCTCACCGGGTACCGAACAGAGTTAACGAGGTCAGGGTATTGGGTTCATTACAGCCTTTTTTAGCTGAGTGAGGTACATCCTGGTCGCAATAGGGTCTGGGGTTTGGGGTCTAAGGCTAATACTTCATCAGAGTGAGAAACGCTGTAGGGGGGCTGTGCCCCACTGAATATGGAGCTGTCTTGATTGAATCAACCCTGGGCGTCTTGGGTAATCTAAAGGCGAGATAGAGGTGTTACAGCCCCTGTCAACCCATTGAGGAAGCCGTGGGGGATCCGTGTTTTGAGTCCCTTACGGGAATGAGAAAAGAAGTTCAGATTTCCAAGGTTCTCAGGGTGTTATGGATATCTCAATTATTATCCCGACCTATAACGGCGCTACGCGCTTACCCGCTGTCTTAGAAGCGCTGTGCCAGCAGTGCAACATTGAGACTCTGCAGGGGGATATTTGGGTCGTTGATAATAACAGTACGGATGACACGGCTGCAGTCGTGCGTCAGTACCAAGAAACTTGGTCTTTTGCGTTTCCTTTGCACTACATCAAAGAGACGCGTCAGGGGGCTGGCTATGCCCGTCAACATGGGTTAAACGTCTCTGAGGGAAAGCTACTGGGTCTCTTAGACGATGACAATTGGCCTGAGCCAACTTGGGTGAGTGAGGCCGTTGCCTTTGCCCAAGCCCATCCCCAAGCAGGTGCGTTTGGCAGCAGCATTACCGGCAAGTTTGAAACCCCCCCGCCCGCTGCTTGGAAACCGATTTTGCACTACCTGGCGATCGTTGAACGGGGAGAGGTGCCCCATCAATATTGTCCACGCAAAAACGGCACGCCCCCCAGTGCAGGGCTAGTTGTGCGTCGGGAAGCCTGGCTGCAAGCGGTGCCTGCAGATCTCTTACTGGTGGGTCGGGTCGGGAAATCGATGCTAGCTGGGGAAGACTCAGAAATTCTGACTTACTTACATCGGGCTGGGTGGGAAATTTGGCATAATGCTGCGATGAAAGTGAGTCATTACATTCCCTCTAGCCGCCTTCAGTGGTCATATCTGCGGGAAAATCTATTAGGAATTGGCCTTTGTCGCTATCACATTCGGATGTTAATTTTGCCCAGCTGGCAACGTCCTGGCATGACTCTGGTTTATGGCCTAAGTGATAGCCTAAAGCTGCTGCGTCATGTCCTAAAGCATGGTCAACGTGTGAATACTGATGTGGTGGCAAATTGTCAGTGGGCATTGCTCTGGGGCACGCTCATCAGTCCACTGTATTTGTTGAGGGTGCGCCTACAGCGATCGCGATTGTCTATTGAATAAACTTGCAAAATTCTTAAAGTGCTCGACAAAAATATTGAATGATTAACGCCTATCATTACTTGCTGATTTGGAGTCTTTACCCATCAGTTTGAAGCGTTTCTTTTCAGAATCCTCTTTCCGTAATTCTTATATTCTTTCTCTCCGTTAGGAACTTAGCCTAATGAAAATAGCCTACGCGACCACCTATGATGTCCGCAATGCTGCCACCTGGTCTAAATTTAAACAAGGTAACTATGGGTCTAATCGCTTCATTGCAATGACCCTTGAGAACGAAGGCATTGACATCGATTATTTGGGGCCGCTTGAAAAGCGATATCGCTGGCTAACCCGGAGTAAATGGCTATATCACCGTCACATTTCTAAGCAAGTTTATTATAGCTGGGCAGAAACAGCTATCTGTAAAAACTATGCTCATCAATTCGCCCGAAAACTGAAACAATCTTCTGCAGATTTAGTATTAGCGACAGAAGGGGCAAACCCGATCGCTTACCTCACCTGCTCGCAGCCTTTAGTGCTGTGGGTGGATACTTTTGTTGCTGAGCTGATTGACTACTACCCCTACCTGAAGAATCTCTGTGCCGAAACTCGAAAGAGCATTTTAACCTATGAAAAACGGGCACTCGATTACTGTGCACTAATCATTGTTACCTCTGATTGGGCTAAGCAAAGTGCCATCAAGCACTATGGAATTGATGCTAATAAAATTGTCATATTGCCTCGGGGGGCCAACATTGAACTGGCTCCAGGGCGTACCTTAGATGACGTTAAGACATTGATTGCTGCGCGTCCGCAGGCTCCCTGTAAACTTCTGTTTTCTGCGATTTCATGGCAGCGTAAGGGCGGCGACATTGCCGTCAAAGTGGCAGAATGGCTAAATGAGCAGGGGTTGGATACTGAACTGATTGTTTTGGGATGTAAACCCCCACTCAACCCTCTGCCGCCCTTTGTGAAGGCAGTGGGTTACATCGACAAATCTACCGAGGCTGGGCGGGCTGAGTTATTGAACTGGGTCGCAGGTGCTCATTTTCTGATCTTGCCCACCCGGGAGGACTGTGCGCCGAATGTTCTCATCGAGGCGAATGCGTTTGGGGTGCCTTGTCTAACAACCAATATTGCAGGCATCCCTACCGTGGTCCGAAGCGACGTGAATGGTGAAATGTTTGATCTGGATGCCCCCATCGAAGCCTACGGAAAATACGTCGCTGCCTACATGGGCGATCGCGCTGCCTATGACCGTCTGGCGGTCGATGCCTTTATGGAATACCAAAATCGATTGAACTGGAAAGTGGTGGGGCAACAGGCTAAGGCATACTTCGAAAAAATTTTGCGGGGTGTAGATTACAGTGACTTTTGATCATGGCTCAAACTGACACCAATGCGGTGCTGCGCCGGATGCCCATTGTGGTGGGTATGATAGGCAGCTCGCTGCTCTTACTCAACCGCTTTTTAACCCCAGCCCTCACTGAGTCGCAAGCCCGGTCTGATGTCATGGGCATTATCTTGAGTGCGCTCTTAGTGCTGACGGGGCTGCTTTGGCAACGGGTGCAGCCACGATCTCCGGAGGCTGTGCAACTACAAGGAAAAGAAGGCTTAGAGTTTATTGAAGATCTGCCAGAGAGGGTTCAAACAGAGCTGGCGTGGGCCTCTCATTTATTGCTGACTAACACGGTGACGCGATCGCTGTTGGCCTACTACGATGGCCGGGTGCTGATGCGTCGAGGGGTGCTGGGGCCTACCGCGGAGGTTATCCCAGGCGTCATTTTGAAGCGCGTTTTAGAAAAAGGAAAAGCGGTCTACCTGGTAGACCTGAAGCTTTATCCAGGGCGAGTGGAGTTTACCTATTTACCCGAAAATACCCAGGGCGTGATTTGCCAGCCGATGGGCAGCCAGGGGGTGCTGATTCTGGGGGCCAATGCCCCTCGCAGCTATACCAAACAAGATGAAGCCTGGATTGAGGGAATCGCAGACAAGCTGGGAGAAACCTTAGACCGCTTGGCGGAGACAGACACTTCTCCTGCCTCAGAAATTCTGACCCCTTAACGATGAAGGGGATGAATGCACTGTGATGAAGTCACGCCGATCTCCCTAAAAAGACAGCGAGGG contains:
- a CDS encoding cofactor assembly of complex C subunit B: MAQTDTNAVLRRMPIVVGMIGSSLLLLNRFLTPALTESQARSDVMGIILSALLVLTGLLWQRVQPRSPEAVQLQGKEGLEFIEDLPERVQTELAWASHLLLTNTVTRSLLAYYDGRVLMRRGVLGPTAEVIPGVILKRVLEKGKAVYLVDLKLYPGRVEFTYLPENTQGVICQPMGSQGVLILGANAPRSYTKQDEAWIEGIADKLGETLDRLAETDTSPASEILTP